In Vibrio echinoideorum, the following proteins share a genomic window:
- a CDS encoding AraC family transcriptional regulator — translation MPKPLPFPNFDLSPLSLTGPRPAEIITLPSHMDCHDHHYSQVVIGLKGQAEFEVSGKGNLVGPGQGCVVTARSDHAFGGVVGQSDILVLNMPMPTGDDPLMLEKINQLESSNVYFQLDAQIQKLIHMLVQEMQASPDDLLLSRACNDTVIALMQRHISAFETSIKDSRFDLESLDRYIEQHLANKISVAQLAGSVFLGESQFHMLFKDQMGITPHQYVLGKRIDRSRRLIEQGNLSLGQVAELAGFSGQSSFTHTFSRLQGMSPSQYKKQISVK, via the coding sequence ATGCCTAAACCGTTGCCCTTTCCGAACTTTGACTTGTCCCCGCTAAGCCTTACTGGCCCTCGCCCTGCGGAGATCATTACTTTGCCTTCGCATATGGATTGTCATGATCACCATTATTCGCAGGTAGTCATTGGTTTAAAAGGTCAGGCGGAATTTGAAGTGAGCGGTAAAGGTAATCTTGTCGGTCCAGGGCAAGGCTGTGTAGTCACGGCTCGCTCTGATCATGCTTTCGGTGGCGTGGTTGGTCAGTCGGATATTCTCGTACTCAACATGCCTATGCCAACCGGTGATGACCCTCTGATGCTAGAGAAGATTAACCAGTTAGAATCATCGAACGTCTACTTCCAATTAGATGCGCAAATTCAAAAGCTTATCCATATGTTGGTGCAAGAGATGCAGGCCAGTCCTGATGATCTGTTGTTGAGTCGAGCTTGTAATGACACGGTGATTGCATTGATGCAAAGACACATCTCGGCATTTGAAACCTCGATTAAAGATTCGCGTTTCGATCTTGAGTCGTTGGATCGCTACATCGAACAACACTTGGCTAATAAGATCTCAGTCGCGCAGCTTGCAGGCAGTGTGTTCTTGGGCGAAAGCCAATTCCACATGCTATTTAAAGATCAAATGGGCATTACCCCTCACCAATATGTTTTAGGAAAGCGTATCGATCGCTCTCGACGCCTTATTGAACAAGGTAATCTAAGCCTTGGACAGGTTGCAGAACTTGCTGGTTTTTCCGGTCAATCCTCCTTTACTCACACCTTTTCTCGCCTTCAAGGCATGTCACCATCTCAATACAAAAAGCAAATTTCTGTTAAATAA
- a CDS encoding PEGA domain-containing protein, with product MTNFRISALLLALSPLWVSASVSAEELNQVDPVSAIDAKLTEKNSDIERISATQVSASENLKQLQNQNSKLLREGEELKAKRNRAKSVLDKQYSRLLEDPETDLVSFQKSYQDTWAAVKENQSSQLDNQQAMNESEIHLSQIKQKQARLNNELANLRESKVEARVKRIATELRESAVLETSYTTTCASTMTLGECTAQGKQLTNQKAVQTFKAQLLEQLTESTLAKQNLQGVQLNIHVQDSQAIKSGFSGNNAYFMQMQAQLQAKPEAVAACNLLNVSTRYCLTGSDAAVVKKRDKQWANVMVRSDQYNDSVTINGIKYGSTPLEVALPSGRHQVTISKQGYESYNRTVTINGSDTIWVKLLPSKES from the coding sequence ATGACTAACTTTCGAATTTCAGCGCTTTTACTCGCGCTATCCCCACTTTGGGTATCTGCATCGGTATCAGCTGAAGAACTGAATCAAGTCGATCCCGTTTCAGCTATCGATGCAAAGCTAACAGAGAAAAACTCAGATATTGAGCGTATTTCAGCAACTCAAGTATCGGCGTCTGAAAACCTAAAACAACTACAAAACCAAAACAGTAAGTTGTTACGCGAAGGTGAAGAACTTAAGGCAAAACGTAACAGAGCCAAGTCTGTACTCGACAAACAGTACAGCCGCTTACTGGAAGACCCAGAAACTGATTTAGTTTCTTTCCAGAAAAGCTACCAAGACACTTGGGCTGCCGTTAAAGAGAACCAATCGTCTCAGCTAGATAACCAACAAGCGATGAACGAGAGCGAAATTCACCTTTCTCAAATCAAGCAAAAGCAAGCTCGCCTGAATAATGAGTTGGCTAACTTGAGAGAGTCAAAAGTTGAAGCTCGTGTTAAACGAATTGCAACAGAACTTCGTGAAAGTGCTGTTCTTGAAACCAGCTACACCACGACATGTGCATCAACAATGACACTGGGTGAGTGTACTGCTCAAGGTAAACAACTTACCAATCAAAAAGCAGTACAAACGTTCAAGGCTCAATTACTTGAGCAGCTCACAGAAAGCACTCTGGCTAAGCAAAACTTACAAGGTGTTCAACTGAATATCCATGTTCAAGACAGCCAAGCAATTAAGAGCGGTTTCTCAGGTAACAACGCTTACTTCATGCAGATGCAAGCTCAGCTTCAAGCAAAACCTGAAGCGGTTGCAGCTTGTAACTTATTGAACGTTTCAACACGCTACTGTTTAACCGGCAGTGATGCTGCTGTGGTTAAAAAGCGCGATAAGCAATGGGCTAACGTGATGGTACGTTCTGATCAATATAATGATTCAGTCACTATCAACGGTATTAAGTATGGCAGCACACCTCTTGAGGTTGCATTGCCGAGCGGTCGTCACCAAGTAACCATTTCAAAGCAAGGTTACGAGTCTTACAACCGCACGGTCACCATCAACGGCAGCGATACTATTTGGGTGAAACTTCTTCCTAGCAAAGAAAGTTAA
- a CDS encoding SUMF1/EgtB/PvdO family nonheme iron enzyme, whose amino-acid sequence MRQGFPTLLFALAPCLMTPAVFAEATPPAITTSVTDIESSLFEMHAALTAVDKKMTDKQNQVDNQVQQTARLAKLSAQAEQKLATAKASLEQDYTRMIDEPDFDISPAQNRFQDAWKTVKESKLAISDSEQTQQGLVMELEAIQAEKAAAEASIANLNQHKLRARAERLRNEITQTQEQTVSFTNRCSSDMTLAQCSDQTVTLALQKAVKQFQNSLVDNATESRTVKEHLASASLNIHVLQHKVKSSGFSEDNRYQAVITANLETRPDKNTPCRLLGIQSANCFTQSDQQANDQQKEVAWVNLVVRSNQYNDHVSINGVNYGSTPVEVMLPTGQHMVTIEKEGYLSFHQELKVARDHNLRAVLQAKQNSLNVGTKFADPMGSNIQSPEMIVVGSGRYLLGENNAKQVTIKQPFALAATPTRVQDFRAFVESTGYQTDAELMNTCDKFVNAEITTVSDNDWQNPGFKQADNSPVVCVSQNDAKAYTRWLSDNTGFTYRLPTPQEWEAAARAGQETNFWWGNEFRSGKANTGWAGTPWSNVSTSPVKSFLPTPTGFYDMVGNVWEWTTIQKGLAKGGAWSFSPEEAKVFNELYVPTSTAANYLGFRVVREL is encoded by the coding sequence ATGCGCCAAGGTTTTCCCACTCTACTATTTGCACTTGCTCCCTGCTTAATGACGCCCGCTGTTTTCGCTGAGGCAACACCACCAGCGATCACAACATCTGTCACCGACATTGAAAGTTCACTCTTCGAAATGCATGCGGCTTTAACGGCTGTTGATAAGAAGATGACGGACAAACAAAATCAAGTCGACAATCAGGTACAGCAAACGGCACGTCTAGCCAAGTTATCGGCTCAAGCTGAGCAAAAACTAGCAACAGCGAAAGCTAGCCTAGAGCAAGATTACACTCGTATGATTGATGAGCCAGATTTCGATATCTCGCCCGCTCAAAACAGGTTCCAAGACGCTTGGAAAACCGTAAAAGAGAGCAAGCTTGCGATTTCAGACTCAGAACAGACGCAGCAAGGCTTGGTGATGGAACTAGAAGCCATCCAAGCAGAAAAAGCGGCGGCTGAAGCTTCAATTGCAAATCTGAATCAACACAAGCTAAGAGCCAGAGCCGAGCGACTAAGAAACGAGATCACTCAAACGCAAGAGCAAACGGTCAGCTTTACGAACCGCTGTAGCAGTGACATGACACTGGCACAGTGTTCCGATCAAACCGTAACCTTAGCGCTGCAAAAAGCGGTAAAACAATTCCAAAACAGCCTTGTAGATAACGCGACTGAATCGAGAACCGTTAAAGAGCATCTAGCGTCTGCTTCGTTGAATATTCACGTTCTACAACACAAAGTGAAATCCTCAGGTTTCTCTGAAGATAACCGTTACCAAGCGGTGATTACTGCGAATCTAGAAACTCGCCCAGATAAGAACACGCCTTGCCGTCTGCTAGGTATTCAGTCGGCAAACTGTTTCACACAGAGCGATCAACAAGCCAATGATCAGCAAAAAGAGGTCGCTTGGGTTAACTTGGTGGTTCGTTCAAATCAGTACAACGACCATGTTTCGATTAATGGCGTGAACTATGGCAGCACACCGGTTGAGGTGATGTTACCAACGGGCCAACACATGGTCACAATTGAGAAAGAAGGTTACCTTTCTTTCCATCAAGAGTTGAAGGTCGCTCGCGATCACAACTTAAGAGCGGTGTTACAAGCCAAACAGAACTCATTGAATGTGGGTACTAAATTTGCCGACCCAATGGGAAGCAACATTCAAAGCCCAGAAATGATTGTGGTGGGTTCAGGCCGTTATCTATTGGGTGAAAACAACGCCAAGCAAGTAACGATCAAACAGCCATTTGCATTAGCAGCAACACCAACACGAGTTCAAGACTTTAGAGCATTCGTTGAAAGTACAGGCTATCAGACTGACGCAGAACTGATGAATACTTGCGACAAATTCGTCAATGCAGAGATCACCACCGTTTCAGACAATGACTGGCAGAACCCTGGCTTTAAGCAAGCGGATAACTCACCCGTTGTATGCGTAAGCCAAAATGACGCTAAGGCTTACACCCGTTGGCTATCTGACAACACAGGTTTTACCTACCGTTTACCAACACCACAAGAGTGGGAAGCCGCTGCAAGAGCAGGCCAAGAGACTAACTTCTGGTGGGGCAATGAATTCCGTTCAGGCAAAGCCAATACCGGTTGGGCTGGAACACCGTGGTCAAACGTCAGCACTTCTCCGGTTAAGTCATTCTTACCAACACCAACAGGCTTCTACGATATGGTCGGCAACGTTTGGGAATGGACAACCATTCAGAAAGGCTTGGCTAAAGGTGGCGCGTGGAGCTTTTCTCCAGAGGAAGCAAAAGTGTTTAACGAACTGTACGTCCCAACCTCAACGGCAGCAAACTATCTAGGGTTCCGAGTCGTACGAGAGCTGTAG
- a CDS encoding helix-turn-helix transcriptional regulator yields the protein MPESLNSIHRSLFEQLPGCWGCKDTESVFVYANLAYNQLIGLKPNESCTGLTDFDMPSQTIECAQDFRAQDKHVMDTRSTLKILDIHPYPDGRWHAHIFTKTPWLDDNDNVQGTIFYGQELTDTAILEVGHWVCQATGAKDGQASIAGSTPRTSKLKKRLTSRESEVLFLLLFGKKPQYIALTLNISIKTVEGHVARLKQKFDASSKSQLIEYALGSGLGSVIPETLLKKQISVVLHSD from the coding sequence TTGCCAGAATCACTCAACTCCATACATCGTTCTTTATTTGAACAACTTCCAGGTTGCTGGGGCTGCAAAGATACTGAGTCGGTCTTCGTATACGCGAACCTCGCCTACAACCAATTGATTGGTTTAAAACCCAACGAGAGTTGCACTGGCTTGACCGATTTCGACATGCCTAGCCAAACCATTGAGTGCGCGCAAGATTTCAGAGCTCAAGACAAGCATGTGATGGATACACGCAGTACCCTTAAGATCCTCGATATTCACCCTTATCCAGACGGACGCTGGCACGCCCATATCTTTACCAAAACCCCTTGGCTTGATGATAACGACAATGTCCAAGGCACTATCTTTTATGGTCAAGAACTCACTGATACCGCGATTTTAGAGGTTGGCCATTGGGTATGTCAGGCAACAGGCGCCAAAGATGGTCAAGCATCCATTGCAGGTTCAACACCACGCACATCTAAACTCAAAAAACGACTGACTTCGCGAGAATCAGAAGTGCTATTTTTACTGCTGTTCGGTAAGAAACCGCAATACATCGCATTGACGCTAAATATTTCAATTAAGACCGTCGAAGGTCATGTCGCCAGATTGAAGCAAAAATTTGATGCCAGCAGTAAAAGCCAATTGATTGAGTATGCGTTGGGCTCGGGGTTAGGCTCAGTGATCCCTGAAACTCTGCTCAAAAAACAGATTTCCGTGGTTCTGCATAGTGATTGA
- the pdxH gene encoding pyridoxamine 5'-phosphate oxidase — MELTDIRREYAQGGLRRKDLAADPIDQFNQWLEQAIEAKMTDPTAMTVATVDENGQPFQRIVLLKNVDKDGFVFYTNLGSRKAHQLEHNSKISLHFPWHPLERQVHVTGTAEKLTALENMKYFTSRPKESQLAAIASKQSSRISARGILEGKYLELKQKFEKGEIPVPSFWGGFRVRVDSIEFWQGGEHRLHDRFLFSRKDNSWDIDRLAP; from the coding sequence ATGGAACTGACAGACATTCGTCGTGAATACGCTCAGGGTGGATTGAGACGTAAAGACTTGGCCGCAGACCCAATTGACCAATTCAATCAATGGCTAGAGCAAGCGATTGAAGCTAAGATGACTGATCCTACTGCAATGACAGTCGCGACAGTTGACGAAAATGGTCAGCCATTCCAACGAATTGTTTTGCTGAAGAATGTTGATAAAGATGGTTTCGTTTTTTACACCAATTTGGGTAGTCGAAAAGCGCATCAACTTGAGCACAATAGCAAAATCAGTTTGCATTTCCCTTGGCATCCTTTAGAGCGACAAGTTCATGTAACGGGTACTGCTGAAAAGCTGACAGCGTTGGAAAACATGAAGTATTTCACATCTCGCCCGAAAGAAAGCCAACTGGCCGCTATTGCAAGTAAGCAAAGTAGTCGTATCTCTGCTCGTGGGATTTTGGAAGGTAAGTATTTAGAGCTTAAGCAGAAGTTCGAAAAAGGAGAGATCCCAGTGCCTTCTTTTTGGGGTGGTTTCCGAGTACGTGTTGATAGCATCGAGTTTTGGCAAGGTGGTGAACACCGTTTGCACGACCGCTTCCTGTTTTCTCGCAAAGACAACAGCTGGGATATTGATCGCCTAGCACCATAG
- a CDS encoding ATP-binding protein, translated as MTKKLSNLITPFVFLSLLLGVAGLTATHFLAVKFQEKIVTQQLNEAANKANLQIDSELDKFKQIPDLLSHDPRLLSYFVPSLQSDKASATQLNKLLFEWSNQSQADTIYIHDRSGTVIASSNYQQPRTFVGENFSFRPYFASAMKGNNTQYVALGARSNVRGYFLSSPLYVAGHIVGVLTVKVSLENLENILTSDDFEIVVLDSNQVVFLSNQASWLYHSLLPLNQQQQTEISTQRQYGQSEISIIEDFRSSNLQQKTNDAIQPKGLQPNQVQKELTANQLFQLGTFNLYPAPISNNQYQVVALKETKAELIKVLQIDVIFIVIYSLVMLIAWSWRQTYIAKVALTRLNQNLEQTVDKRTHYLKQSNQQLQQTIFQYQESQLKLKQTEQELTQTAKLAVLGELSASINHEINQPLAALRTYSENSLKLLEMERTDLVKSNLDKMIALNTSITEIIARLKVFTRKVTKQEHHVANLHQAVNNATSILSALMIKQGITLRLSTVPDDINVAIHPTELEQVLVNLIHNATQALQQQAIEQPAPRPQTSRLQTSGQQILEQQALGEQNLGQHALDLQTIPQIGVEWQRKNDTCQLIIWDNGVGIPKHKLEQLFDPFFTTKPEGLGLGLSISKRIIEAYHGTITAAQLEPSGMVFSLNIPLYKNKN; from the coding sequence GTGACTAAAAAACTGTCCAACCTAATCACACCTTTTGTTTTCCTCTCATTATTATTAGGGGTGGCGGGGTTAACCGCGACTCATTTTTTGGCCGTAAAATTTCAAGAAAAAATCGTTACCCAGCAACTTAACGAAGCCGCCAACAAAGCGAATCTGCAAATCGACTCTGAGCTAGATAAGTTCAAACAGATCCCGGATTTACTCAGCCACGACCCGCGTCTGCTCTCATATTTTGTCCCGTCATTACAATCGGACAAGGCCTCCGCAACGCAGCTCAATAAGTTGTTGTTCGAATGGTCGAATCAAAGTCAGGCCGACACCATCTATATTCACGACCGAAGTGGCACAGTGATAGCTTCCAGTAATTATCAACAACCGCGTACTTTTGTCGGCGAAAACTTCTCGTTTCGTCCCTACTTTGCCTCTGCAATGAAGGGCAACAACACACAATACGTAGCGCTCGGTGCTCGCTCCAATGTCAGAGGGTATTTTCTTTCCTCACCGCTCTACGTAGCAGGCCACATTGTTGGCGTCCTTACGGTTAAAGTGAGCTTGGAAAATCTTGAGAATATCTTAACCAGTGATGATTTTGAGATTGTGGTACTCGACTCGAACCAAGTCGTCTTTCTGTCGAACCAAGCTTCTTGGTTGTATCACTCCTTGCTGCCACTCAATCAACAGCAACAAACAGAAATATCGACCCAGCGACAATACGGCCAGAGTGAAATTTCGATCATCGAAGACTTTCGATCTTCAAACCTTCAACAAAAAACTAACGACGCGATTCAACCTAAAGGTCTTCAACCAAACCAAGTTCAAAAGGAACTCACAGCCAATCAGTTGTTTCAGCTTGGTACTTTTAATCTTTACCCCGCACCTATTAGCAATAATCAATACCAAGTCGTCGCGTTAAAAGAGACCAAAGCCGAACTGATTAAGGTGCTTCAGATCGACGTCATCTTCATTGTCATTTATAGCTTGGTGATGCTGATTGCTTGGTCGTGGCGTCAAACCTACATAGCGAAAGTAGCGTTAACCCGACTAAATCAAAACCTAGAACAGACCGTTGATAAACGTACCCACTATTTAAAGCAATCTAATCAACAGCTCCAGCAAACAATATTTCAGTATCAAGAATCACAACTGAAGTTAAAACAGACAGAACAAGAGTTGACTCAGACGGCTAAGCTAGCGGTGTTGGGTGAGCTGTCAGCCAGTATTAACCACGAAATAAACCAACCACTGGCTGCGCTCAGAACCTACAGCGAGAACAGCTTAAAGTTGCTTGAAATGGAACGGACAGATTTAGTCAAAAGCAACCTAGATAAAATGATTGCTTTAAATACATCGATTACCGAGATCATCGCTCGCCTAAAGGTTTTCACCCGTAAGGTCACCAAACAAGAACATCACGTGGCGAACTTGCATCAAGCGGTCAACAACGCCACCAGTATTCTCAGTGCATTAATGATCAAACAAGGTATTACGCTTAGGTTAAGCACAGTGCCGGATGACATAAATGTAGCGATTCATCCAACCGAACTAGAACAGGTGTTGGTTAATCTGATTCACAACGCGACTCAAGCACTTCAACAACAGGCCATAGAGCAGCCAGCCCCAAGACCACAAACCTCACGGCTACAAACTTCAGGGCAACAAATCTTAGAGCAACAAGCCTTAGGAGAACAAAACCTAGGACAACACGCTTTAGACCTACAAACGATTCCACAAATTGGGGTGGAATGGCAACGCAAGAACGATACCTGTCAGCTGATCATATGGGATAACGGAGTTGGCATACCTAAACATAAACTTGAACAGCTCTTCGACCCATTCTTCACCACCAAACCGGAAGGCTTAGGGCTTGGATTATCAATATCGAAACGGATCATTGAAGCGTATCACGGCACGATTACCGCAGCCCAGTTAGAGCCTTCAGGCATGGTATTCTCGCTAAATATTCCGCTCTATAAGAACAAGAACTAA
- a CDS encoding sigma-54-dependent transcriptional regulator, giving the protein MPKLYFVDDEPAIRDSVEQAMLIEGIDITCFPNAIEALKQINVAQAGIVITDIHMPVMDGIQFTQKLLSHNPNFQIIVLTGHGDVQTAVSAMKSGAYDFLEKPFVVDDLLTAVKKAADKLALVEENNLLRKELAMQNQVGPKLIGQSLAMQALRRELITLNCQENPLLLFVGDIGTGKRITAQYTHDLHSHHTAELCPIASFNLPRSDEAAFQQFILQLFRKYQGGTIYIHETEALTREQWLWLARLKPILLRENSCKTNATCIIIATTIVPTTITNELRRFDLLPLAQRTEDIGSLFKHFARGAASRYQLPPPVITEKEIQRLISSNWTDNIRQLRQHAELRVLTQIKQPSLDRDEYDEQNDEDPLDVSIEEQQQSLGQRTDSFEQILLIEALHRHQGRLKEVQQELKVSRKTLYDKLRKHQLDKTDFKNR; this is encoded by the coding sequence ATGCCCAAACTCTATTTTGTCGACGACGAACCCGCCATTCGGGACTCCGTAGAACAAGCCATGCTCATAGAAGGCATCGACATTACCTGCTTCCCAAATGCCATTGAGGCGTTAAAGCAGATCAACGTTGCACAAGCAGGAATCGTGATCACCGACATTCACATGCCTGTGATGGATGGTATTCAATTTACTCAGAAGCTGTTGAGTCATAATCCTAACTTTCAAATCATCGTGCTGACAGGGCATGGTGATGTTCAAACGGCAGTGTCTGCAATGAAGTCTGGCGCTTATGATTTTTTGGAAAAACCGTTTGTTGTCGATGACCTACTAACAGCAGTAAAAAAAGCCGCAGATAAGCTCGCCTTGGTTGAAGAGAACAATCTATTAAGAAAAGAACTTGCGATGCAAAATCAGGTCGGGCCAAAACTGATCGGTCAATCGCTAGCCATGCAGGCCTTACGCCGTGAGTTAATCACTCTAAACTGCCAAGAAAACCCACTGCTGCTGTTTGTTGGAGATATCGGAACCGGAAAAAGGATCACCGCGCAATACACTCATGACTTACACAGTCATCACACCGCCGAGCTCTGCCCAATCGCCTCGTTCAATTTGCCACGCAGCGATGAAGCGGCATTTCAGCAATTTATTTTGCAACTGTTCCGCAAATATCAGGGCGGAACGATCTATATCCATGAAACAGAAGCACTAACACGGGAGCAGTGGCTATGGTTAGCGCGTCTAAAACCCATTCTACTTCGTGAAAACTCATGCAAGACCAATGCAACTTGTATCATTATCGCAACCACAATAGTTCCAACTACAATTACCAATGAACTGCGTCGATTTGATTTACTCCCCTTGGCACAAAGAACAGAAGATATAGGCTCTTTGTTCAAACACTTTGCTCGCGGTGCAGCAAGTCGATATCAGTTGCCGCCACCGGTTATCACAGAGAAAGAGATTCAACGGTTAATCAGCTCTAATTGGACCGATAACATTCGACAACTTCGTCAACATGCAGAGCTCAGAGTGTTGACGCAAATCAAGCAACCGTCGCTCGATCGCGATGAATACGATGAGCAAAATGATGAAGATCCGCTTGATGTTAGCATTGAGGAACAACAGCAATCACTGGGCCAACGTACCGATAGCTTTGAGCAAATCCTCTTGATTGAGGCGCTACATCGCCACCAAGGGCGCTTAAAAGAGGTGCAGCAAGAGCTGAAAGTGTCGCGAAAAACGCTTTATGACAAACTGAGAAAGCATCAACTCGATAAAACGGATTTCAAAAATCGATAA
- a CDS encoding HlyD family type I secretion periplasmic adaptor subunit: MSQKNFSKLNETELEYVDDKTAALLLNTPTSARIMLWVIVLFFIAAIGWSAWAEIDKVTVGQGKVIPSSQIQVVQNLEGGLVKEILVREGQQVQKGQQLLLIDDTRFRSDFREREQQVANLTASVLMLSASFNSVVINEEFSVENWKKSVLLDYGKLAFPPALYELQPKLVNRQKAEYRQDLNNLKNQLSVFDQQVEQKQQDLIEIKARVNNLRQSYKFARQELDITKPLADEGVVPRIELLKLQRQVNDTRREMTSSELKIPLLRSAIKESMLSRIDAALSFRSEQQEKLNEAQDKLSAMTESSIGLEDRVNRTIVVSPVTGTVKTLGINTVGGVIQPGMDIVEIVPTEDSLLVEAKIAPQDIAFLRPELTAIVKFSAYDFTKYGGLEGVLEHISADTTQDEEGNSYYIVRVRTDKYSFGHNEELPIIPGMTASVDIITGKRTVLEYMLKPILSAQNNALKE, from the coding sequence ATGAGTCAGAAGAATTTCAGCAAATTGAACGAAACCGAACTTGAGTATGTCGATGACAAAACAGCGGCGCTGCTACTCAATACACCCACCAGTGCGCGCATTATGCTGTGGGTGATCGTTCTATTTTTTATTGCTGCTATTGGGTGGTCCGCATGGGCAGAGATAGACAAAGTCACGGTTGGCCAAGGTAAAGTTATCCCTTCTTCCCAGATCCAAGTGGTGCAAAACCTTGAGGGCGGCCTAGTAAAAGAGATACTAGTCAGAGAAGGTCAACAAGTTCAAAAAGGTCAACAGTTGCTCTTGATCGATGACACTCGATTCCGTTCTGACTTTCGAGAACGAGAGCAACAAGTCGCCAACTTAACCGCTAGCGTGTTAATGCTTTCAGCTTCATTTAACAGTGTGGTCATCAACGAAGAGTTCTCGGTCGAGAACTGGAAGAAAAGTGTCCTACTAGACTACGGTAAACTCGCCTTCCCACCCGCGCTCTACGAGCTTCAGCCCAAACTGGTTAATCGCCAAAAGGCCGAATATCGCCAAGACTTGAACAATCTAAAAAACCAACTTTCTGTTTTTGATCAACAAGTTGAACAGAAGCAACAAGACCTTATTGAAATAAAAGCGCGCGTCAATAACTTAAGACAAAGTTACAAATTTGCCCGCCAAGAATTAGACATAACAAAACCTCTTGCCGATGAAGGGGTGGTACCAAGAATTGAACTACTCAAACTTCAAAGACAAGTGAACGACACTCGTCGAGAAATGACCTCCAGCGAACTCAAAATCCCTCTCCTTCGTTCCGCAATCAAAGAGTCTATGTTAAGCCGTATTGATGCCGCATTGAGCTTTCGTTCAGAACAACAAGAGAAGCTGAACGAAGCCCAAGACAAACTCTCAGCCATGACCGAATCTTCAATTGGCCTTGAAGACAGAGTAAATCGAACCATAGTGGTTTCTCCCGTAACCGGAACGGTAAAAACACTTGGCATTAATACCGTGGGCGGCGTAATTCAACCAGGTATGGACATTGTTGAGATAGTACCGACAGAAGACTCACTCTTGGTTGAGGCAAAAATCGCCCCACAAGACATCGCATTCCTTCGTCCTGAATTGACCGCTATTGTTAAATTTAGTGCCTATGACTTCACTAAATATGGTGGTCTTGAGGGCGTATTAGAGCACATCAGTGCCGATACAACCCAAGATGAAGAAGGCAACAGCTATTACATCGTGCGTGTGCGCACTGACAAATACAGCTTTGGCCACAATGAAGAGCTACCGATCATTCCCGGTATGACGGCTTCTGTCGATATCATCACAGGCAAGAGAACCGTGCTTGAGTACATGTTGAAACCCATTCTCAGCGCTCAAAACAACGCGCTGAAAGAGTAA
- a CDS encoding transglutaminase-like cysteine peptidase codes for MKSQVSLLLLVLTSFTSMALNKSDQRWVDAVSETYGERAGKRVATWRSNMTSYDGLSEKEKLESVNQFFNQMYFVDDNILWGKNDYWATPLEFLGSNAGDCEDFTIAKYFSLLELGVPDKKLRLVYVKALELNQFHMVLAYYSTPSAEPLILDNLNPEIKRGSKRGDLRPIYSFNGKNLWLIKSAAGSGKLAGKSSRLSLWNDLRSRERSLKLNKPIINYDE; via the coding sequence ATGAAGTCTCAGGTTTCGCTCTTGTTGCTAGTCCTCACCTCTTTTACCTCTATGGCGCTCAATAAGAGCGATCAACGATGGGTAGATGCGGTCTCCGAAACCTACGGAGAAAGAGCTGGGAAGCGAGTCGCAACATGGCGCTCAAATATGACGTCATATGATGGATTAAGTGAAAAAGAGAAGCTCGAATCTGTTAACCAATTCTTCAACCAAATGTACTTTGTTGACGACAACATACTTTGGGGAAAGAACGATTACTGGGCTACCCCACTGGAATTTTTAGGCAGTAACGCTGGTGACTGTGAAGATTTCACTATCGCGAAGTACTTCTCTTTACTTGAACTGGGCGTCCCAGATAAAAAATTACGATTGGTGTACGTAAAGGCTCTTGAACTAAACCAATTTCACATGGTGTTGGCTTACTACTCAACACCCAGTGCAGAACCACTAATTTTGGACAACTTAAACCCTGAGATAAAACGCGGTTCCAAGCGCGGCGATCTACGACCGATATACAGTTTCAATGGTAAAAACCTTTGGTTAATCAAGTCGGCAGCAGGTAGCGGCAAGCTAGCAGGGAAATCTTCAAGATTGAGCTTATGGAACGACTTACGTTCTCGTGAGCGCTCTCTAAAATTAAACAAACCCATTATCAATTACGACGAGTAG